In a single window of the Micromonospora inositola genome:
- a CDS encoding ABC transporter ATP-binding protein: MTENIIEVRDLVKHYPVTRGVVFKKTIGQVKAVDGVSFDLKAGETLGVVGESGCGKSTLARVLMNLEKPTAGSVRYKGQDISKLSGGALRRLRRQIQLVMQDPYTSLNPRMTVGDLIGEPFEIHPEVAPKGSRRNKVKELLDLVGLNPEHINRYPHQFSGGQRQRIGIARALALRPEVIVCDEPVSALDVSIQAQVMNLLEKLQNEFGLSYVFIAHDLSVVRHLSDRVAVMYLGKMVEVGTEDEIYERPTHPYTQALLSAVPVPDPTLRENKAIIRLTGDVPSPVSPPSGCRFRTRCWKAQDICAREVPLLQIRRGTDHPSACHFAEKREIVATHEA; this comes from the coding sequence GTGACTGAGAACATCATCGAGGTCCGTGACCTGGTCAAGCACTACCCCGTCACCCGCGGGGTGGTGTTCAAGAAGACCATCGGTCAGGTCAAGGCGGTCGACGGCGTCTCCTTCGACCTGAAGGCCGGCGAGACGCTGGGCGTGGTGGGCGAGTCGGGCTGCGGCAAGTCGACGCTGGCCCGGGTCCTGATGAACCTGGAGAAGCCGACCGCCGGCAGCGTGCGCTACAAGGGGCAGGACATCTCCAAGCTCTCCGGCGGGGCGCTGCGGCGGCTGCGCCGGCAGATCCAGCTGGTGATGCAGGACCCGTACACCTCGCTGAACCCCCGGATGACGGTGGGTGACCTGATCGGTGAGCCGTTCGAGATCCACCCCGAGGTGGCCCCGAAGGGCAGTCGCCGGAACAAGGTCAAGGAGCTGCTCGACCTGGTCGGCCTCAACCCGGAGCACATCAACCGGTACCCGCACCAGTTCTCCGGCGGCCAGCGGCAGCGCATCGGCATCGCCCGGGCGCTGGCGCTGCGGCCCGAGGTGATCGTCTGCGACGAGCCGGTCTCGGCCCTTGACGTGTCGATCCAGGCGCAGGTGATGAACCTGCTGGAGAAGCTCCAGAACGAGTTCGGCCTGTCGTACGTCTTCATCGCCCACGACCTGTCGGTCGTGCGCCACCTCTCCGACCGGGTCGCGGTGATGTACCTGGGCAAGATGGTGGAGGTCGGCACCGAGGACGAGATCTACGAGCGGCCGACCCACCCGTACACCCAGGCGCTGCTCTCGGCGGTGCCGGTGCCGGACCCGACGCTGCGGGAGAACAAGGCGATCATCCGGCTCACCGGTGACGTCCCCTCCCCGGTCAGCCCGCCCTCGGGCTGCCGGTTCCGCACCCGCTGCTGGAAGGCGCAGGACATCTGCGCCCGAGAGGTGCCGCTGCTGCAGATCCGGCGGGGCACGGACCACCCGAGCGCCTGCCACTTCGCGGAGAAGCGGGAGATCGTCGCCACCCACGAGGCGTGA
- a CDS encoding ABC transporter ATP-binding protein yields the protein MSEQSAPGFGGSGRPSGRLLEVEDLRVEFRTRDGVAKVINGVTYHVNAGETLAVLGESGSGKSVTAQTIMGILDTPPGFVTGGQVRFHGKDMLKMSAEARRRIRGEGIAMIFQDSLSALNPVFTVGFQIAEQFRIRRGLSRADAKKRAIEMLDQVKIPNAKGRYSNYPHQFSGGMRQRAMIAMSLALDPEVLIADEPTTALDVTVQAQIMDLLGELQRERQMGMILITHDLGVVADVADRIAVMYAGRIVEEADVYDLYAKPAHPYTLGLLNSIPRMDEKGQELRTIKGLPPNLMNIPPGCPFNPRCPMAQPVCREKLPPLLQIGRARASACHFAEELVNRD from the coding sequence GTGTCCGAGCAGTCCGCGCCGGGCTTTGGTGGCTCCGGTCGCCCCTCCGGCCGCCTGCTCGAGGTCGAAGACCTGCGGGTGGAGTTCCGCACCAGGGACGGCGTCGCCAAGGTCATCAATGGGGTCACGTACCACGTCAACGCGGGGGAGACCCTCGCCGTGCTTGGCGAGTCGGGCTCCGGCAAGAGCGTCACCGCGCAGACCATCATGGGCATCCTGGACACCCCGCCGGGCTTCGTCACCGGTGGTCAGGTCCGCTTCCACGGCAAGGACATGCTCAAGATGTCCGCCGAGGCGCGCCGCCGCATCCGCGGCGAGGGCATCGCGATGATCTTCCAGGACTCGCTCTCCGCGTTGAACCCGGTCTTCACCGTCGGTTTCCAGATCGCTGAGCAGTTCCGCATCCGGCGCGGTTTGAGCCGCGCGGACGCCAAGAAGCGCGCGATCGAGATGCTCGACCAGGTCAAGATCCCGAACGCCAAGGGCCGGTACAGCAACTACCCGCACCAGTTCTCCGGTGGCATGCGGCAGCGCGCGATGATCGCGATGTCGCTGGCGCTCGACCCGGAGGTGCTGATCGCGGACGAGCCGACCACCGCGCTGGACGTGACCGTGCAGGCCCAGATCATGGACCTGCTCGGCGAGCTCCAGCGGGAGCGGCAGATGGGCATGATCCTGATCACCCACGACCTCGGCGTGGTCGCCGACGTCGCGGACCGGATCGCGGTCATGTACGCCGGCCGGATCGTCGAGGAAGCCGACGTGTACGACCTGTACGCCAAGCCGGCGCACCCGTACACCCTCGGCCTGCTCAACTCGATTCCGCGGATGGACGAGAAGGGGCAGGAGCTCCGCACCATCAAGGGGCTGCCGCCGAACCTGATGAACATCCCGCCGGGCTGCCCGTTCAACCCGCGCTGCCCCATGGCGCAGCCGGTGTGCCGGGAGAAGCTGCCCCCGCTGCTGCAGATCGGCCGCGCTCGGGCCAGCGCCTGCCACTTCGCCGAGGAGCTCGTGAACCGTGACTGA
- a CDS encoding chorismate mutase yields MTDVAEQSGSLAKNHDRADTGPTAAATARTGTGDSAAAERIVAIRERIDEIDRTIIALWQERAALSQEVGATRLASGGTRLVLSREREILERFRQALGADGTQLALLLLRAGRGPL; encoded by the coding sequence ATGACTGACGTGGCGGAACAGAGCGGCAGCCTGGCGAAGAACCACGACCGGGCCGACACGGGTCCCACGGCGGCCGCGACCGCCCGGACCGGCACCGGCGACTCGGCGGCCGCCGAGCGGATCGTGGCGATCCGGGAGCGGATCGACGAGATCGACCGGACCATCATCGCGCTGTGGCAGGAGCGGGCCGCCCTCTCCCAGGAGGTGGGGGCCACCCGGCTCGCCTCCGGCGGCACCCGCCTGGTGCTCTCCCGGGAGCGGGAGATCCTGGAGCGGTTCCGGCAGGCGCTGGGCGCGGACGGGACGCAGCTCGCGCTGCTGCTGCTCCGGGCCGGTCGCGGCCCGCTGTGA